The genome window CTATCGGTCCCTTATCATTGAATCTTATGGATATCAAGACCGTTTATTATCTGGTCCTGGTGGTCGTGACCCTGGCCTATCTCTTCTTGCGCCGGATGGTCCAATCGCCTCTGGGGAAAATATTCATTTCCATACGGGAGAATGAAGACCGGGCCCGCTTGATCGGGTACAACGTTCAACACTACAAACTGTTGGCCTTTATTATTGCCGGGGGCTTGAGCGGTCTGGCCGGCGGGCTTTATGGGATTACCCTGAAATATGCATCGGCCAATTTTCTGCACTGGGGCATTTCCGGCCATGCCGTGGTTTATACCATAGTCGGAGGGATGGGTACCTTACTCGGCCCGGTTCTGGGTACGGCTATCATTATGTCTCTGGAACATTATTTAGTCAATTATATGCAAGGAACTGACCTGGTTATCGGTCTGGTCCTGGTTTTTATGGTTTTGACCGCCCCCAAAGGTTTGGTCGGACTGTTTCAAAGAAAAGGCAAGTAAAGGAGTCTGAAATCCTTGGAAACTATCTTAAGCCTGACCAATGTCAGCAAGTCCTTCGGCGGCCTGTTGGCGGTTAACCAGGCCAATCTTTCCATTCAACAAGGAGAACTGAGGGCACTCATCGGACCCAACGGGGCCGGGAAAACCACTCTGTTAAATCTCATCACCGGCATTTATCCGGCTTCGCGGGGAGAAATCCTTTTCAAAAATGAAAACATCTGCAGGCTGAGTCCGGACAAAATTTCTCATCGAGGCATTTCCCGGACCCTGCAGATCACCAGCCTGTTTGCCGGCTTGACGGTTTTTGAAAATATCTGGGCCGCCGTCCAATCCCGGAAAAGGTTTTTCAACCCTTTTAT of Deltaproteobacteria bacterium contains these proteins:
- a CDS encoding branched-chain amino acid ABC transporter permease — its product is MLVYEKKSMFFIPVFALVFLTMIALPFFVDLFYQTFLTEVLVWVLFAISFDLIFGYTGLLSFGQALFFGLGAYAFSISIVKFGIGPGTAFLLSLLIPMLFSWFVGFFSVKLTGIHFVIITLIFALMGSTIGETWTGLTGGADGMTIPLSTVSIGPLSLNLMDIKTVYYLVLVVVTLAYLFLRRMVQSPLGKIFISIRENEDRARLIGYNVQHYKLLAFIIAGGLSGLAGGLYGITLKYASANFLHWGISGHAVVYTIVGGMGTLLGPVLGTAIIMSLEHYLVNYMQGTDLVIGLVLVFMVLTAPKGLVGLFQRKGK